In Tachysurus vachellii isolate PV-2020 chromosome 3, HZAU_Pvac_v1, whole genome shotgun sequence, one genomic interval encodes:
- the LOC132842566 gene encoding uncharacterized protein LOC132842566 — MDLQIAKKTQSLTTAEEMRNQTKIVMKPYGNWEEYLTPAPLSIAILGELVFISSKTDFSINKNPPKDGYKFIKHPESFRACLMQVCNSGWWAFNEAHKNMDQIRLHTMVVPDYMKSAVKILFKASDEVVEAHLPDQLENIRVVADDCLKLANSTEKRFTDVINIIQELLEACVNAEHIYGEELEEIKRKMEEANLRKQSSEVAAKRSEKVLKDLEKQLNEAHESYSKAMDSLPNGWEMIGMDFVEGITEGITTFINGILSMGSDMLTQNFYETPLKSPEPEADCFDEITIYSKSAEILKCTEKIQEFVIENTINWKDLYDQKHKTTETNFQAVQFKRIGESLKICQNCTAKEEAQNICTKGIEICEELAKYAPEQKCEEAKTNELIKLIRNLNESARTFDSKSKSVTNSPALTPKPPMMYKEESKPGKVRKERASDNARFRIEQSRAQLNKTREIYEKSVENMEKNQKELTDILITMRKCEIKEIDFNTTIKMLVKGMDAMGRVKEQWEKMVRFFQMVSNIVKSSLTITLNNFVSTSQKTQKLSYNAKLFSKDLLYNQAFQATNIANLVNMISTTYTEVSTKHLMDRVSTLGKLMAMDKEKPEFQFEVDQLRNACDGAQKAILDLVRKNKKEFEEKSFARLEKIDKELLAILPAAAPEEINSIQAAVKSGFTEEDESAYV, encoded by the coding sequence ATGGATTTGCAAATTGCAAAGAAAACTCAAAGCCTCACCACAGCTGAGGAGATGAGGAACCAAACCAAGATTGTGATGAAGCCGTATGGCAACTGGGAGGAGTATCTGACTCCTGCTCCTCTCTCCATAGCCATCCTGGGAGAGCTGGTCTTCATCTCCTCCAAAACAGATTTCTCCATCAACAAGAACCCACCTAAAGATGGCTACAAGTTCATCAAACACCCAGAGTCATTTCGTGCCTGCCTCATGCAGGTGTGTAACTCAGGCTGGTGGGCTTTCAACGAGGCCCATAAGAACATGGATCAGATTAGACTCCACACCATGGTAGTTCCTGATTACATGAAGTCAGCTGTGAAGATCCTGTTCAAAGCCAGTGATGAGGTTGTTGAAGCTCACCTCCCTGACCAGCTGGAGAACATCCGTGTTGTTGCAGATGACTGTCTTAAGCTGGCCAATTCAACAGAAAAACGGTTCACTGATGTCATCAACATTATCCAAGAACTGCTGGAAGCATGTGTAAATGCTGAGCACATTTATggagaggagctggaggaaatcAAGAGGAAAATGGAGGAAGCCAATCTGAGAAAACAGTCATCAGAAGTAGCAGCTAAACGCTCAGAGAAGGTACTGAAGGATCTGGAAAAGCAGCTGAATGAAGCACATGAAAGTTACAGCAAAGCAATGGATTCACTGCCCAATGGATGGGAAATGATAGGAATGGACTTTGTTGAAGGCATAACTGAGGGCATCACAACTTTTATTAATGGAATATTATCGATGGGATCTGACATGTTAACACAGAATTTTTATGAAACACCGTTGAAAAGTCCAGAACCTGAAGCTGATTGCTTTGATGAAATTACTATTTATAGTAAATCTGCCGAAATTCTGAAATGCACAGAGAAAATTCAAGAGTTTGTGATTGAAAACACAATTAACTGGAAAGATTTGTatgatcaaaaacacaaaactacagAGACAAATTTTCAGGCAGTTCAGTTCAAACGAATCGGGGAGAGTTTAAAAATATGCCAAAACTGCACAGCAAAAGAGGAAGCTCAAAACATCTGTACCAAAGGCATCGAGATCTGTGAAGAACTAGCAAAGTACGCAccagaacagaaatgtgaagaaGCCAAAACAAATGAGTTGATTAAACTGATCAGAAACCTGAATGAATCAGCTCGTACGTTTGACAGCAAAAGTAAATCTGTCACAAATTCTCCTGCTCTGACTCCAAAACCACCGATGATGTATAAAGAAGAAAGTAAACCTGGGAAGGTGAGAAAAGAAAGGGCATCAGATAATGCCAGGTTCCGCATAGAGCAGAGCCGTGCTCAACTGAACAAGACCAGAGAGATCTATGAGAAGAGTGTAGAGAACATGGAGAAGAACCAAAAGGAGCTGACTGACATCCTGATCACCATGAGGAAGTGTGAGATCAAAGAGATAGATTTTAACACCACTATAAAAATGTTGGTTAAGGGTATGGATGCCATGGGGAGAGTGAAGGAGCAGTGGGAGAAGATGGTGCGCTTCTTTCAGATGGTGTCCAACATTGTGAAAAGCAGTCTGACCATAACCCTTAACAATTTTGTATCCACATCTCAGAAGACACAGAAGCTTTCCTACAACGCAAAGCTCTTCTCCAAAGATCTGCTCTACAATCAAGCCTTTCAAGCCACTAACATCGCCAACCTTGTGAACATGATCTCTACAACCTACACTGAGGTGTCCACCAAGCACCTCATGGATCGTGTCAGCACTCTGGGAAAACTGATGGCCATGGACAAGGAAAAGCCAGAGTTTCAGTTTGAGGTTGATCAGTTACGGAACGCCTGTGATGGGGCTCAGAAAGCCATCTTAGACCTTGTCCGCAAGAACAAGAAGGAGTTTGAAGAGAAGAGTTTTGCAAGACTGGAGAAGATTGATAAAGAGTTGCTCGCCATTCTCCCTGCTGCTGCTCCAGAAGAGATAAACAGCATTCAAGCAGCTGTTAAAAGTGGATTCACAGAAGAAGATGAATCAGCCTACGTCtga